From the Desulfovibrio sp. Fe33 genome, one window contains:
- a CDS encoding NRAMP family divalent metal transporter translates to MKAGECKKKRRLINAIGPGLLYAAAAVGVSHLVQATRAGANYGLGLTVVVIAACLLKYPGLRFGGIYSAATGESLIASYRREGWCAFLVYSLAQLFSMFFVIAALSLFTSGLVQAALNIQIGSAVGAAGMLALVILMLNIGQYGTVERITKYIVAIFSVLIATATILVVPKIEWSLSAFALPKIDATLFPFLLALIGFMPSPTDASALQSLWTCARATERCERASQKDAAFDFNFGYSITILTAMCFLFLGAGVLHTPGIELATTNFGFARQLMTLFTETVGAWSLPIIALASISVMFSTLYSVVDGYARIVLEVINYGLPQKKSSRSTKTIYTATGIVLCSGAVVILATMMKSFSTFMDLASTIVFITSPILAILNHRAVFGSTFPKESQPNSFMKAWSIAGILFLAALTVAYFCT, encoded by the coding sequence ATGAAAGCAGGGGAATGCAAGAAAAAACGCAGATTAATTAATGCGATAGGGCCTGGGTTGTTATATGCGGCTGCCGCTGTCGGAGTGTCTCACCTTGTCCAGGCGACTCGCGCCGGGGCAAACTATGGACTCGGCCTCACTGTGGTGGTCATTGCGGCCTGCCTCCTCAAATACCCTGGACTTCGTTTTGGTGGCATATACTCGGCGGCAACCGGAGAAAGCTTGATCGCCAGCTATCGCAGAGAAGGATGGTGTGCTTTTCTCGTTTATAGCCTTGCCCAATTGTTCAGCATGTTCTTTGTCATTGCCGCATTGTCCCTGTTCACCTCCGGGCTGGTCCAAGCGGCACTCAACATTCAGATTGGAAGTGCGGTAGGCGCAGCCGGAATGCTTGCCCTCGTTATTCTCATGCTAAACATCGGACAATATGGCACTGTCGAACGAATTACTAAATATATAGTCGCCATATTTTCTGTTTTGATTGCAACGGCAACGATTCTCGTAGTCCCCAAAATTGAATGGTCGCTTTCAGCGTTCGCCCTGCCCAAAATCGATGCAACACTATTTCCCTTCCTACTTGCGCTTATCGGTTTTATGCCGAGCCCCACCGATGCATCGGCCCTCCAGTCGCTATGGACATGCGCGCGGGCGACCGAACGGTGTGAGCGGGCAAGCCAGAAGGATGCGGCCTTTGACTTCAACTTTGGCTATTCCATAACAATACTCACAGCCATGTGCTTTCTGTTTCTTGGCGCCGGTGTCCTCCACACCCCCGGTATCGAACTGGCTACGACCAATTTCGGCTTTGCGCGACAACTCATGACTCTCTTCACCGAAACAGTCGGAGCGTGGAGCCTGCCTATTATTGCCCTTGCTTCCATATCAGTGATGTTCTCGACCCTGTACTCGGTGGTTGACGGGTACGCCAGGATCGTTCTTGAGGTTATCAACTACGGCCTGCCCCAAAAAAAATCATCCCGAAGCACTAAAACAATATATACCGCCACTGGCATTGTGCTCTGTTCCGGGGCCGTTGTCATATTGGCGACAATGATGAAATCCTTCTCGACCTTCATGGATTTGGCATCCACTATTGTCTTTATCACCAGCCCCATCCTGGCCATCCTGAACCATCGAGCCGTCTTTGGAAGCACCTTTCCGAAAGAATCGCAGCCCAACTCCTTCATGAAGGCCTGGAGCATCGCAGGCATTCTGTTCCTGGCAGCTCTCACTGTTGCCTATTTCTGCACTTAG
- a CDS encoding FadR/GntR family transcriptional regulator: protein MEKQIVVKQSRKEAIVAKIKREILLQQYVPGDALPREEALSKRYASSRAVIREALGALKAQGYLESRRGKNGGTFVRDVIESCAMGDLFGDLILMGQMKIDDLLTARLLIEPEAARLAAMKASPMDLQKLADLNDMAVSQKATLRRVRHNAKFHIQLGQLSGNPFYDVSIRSFMSFTIMFTEMLGDSTPYVHDDDAHHNILEALQSRNPQLVFERMYVHVSGLKAAMVSQEKLLRDVNLR from the coding sequence ATGGAAAAACAGATAGTTGTGAAGCAGAGCCGTAAAGAGGCTATTGTCGCCAAGATCAAGCGGGAGATTCTCCTTCAGCAGTATGTTCCGGGGGATGCCCTGCCTCGTGAGGAAGCGTTGTCAAAACGGTATGCTTCAAGTCGGGCGGTGATCCGGGAAGCTCTGGGAGCGTTGAAAGCCCAAGGATATCTGGAGTCCCGACGCGGCAAGAATGGAGGGACATTTGTCAGGGATGTGATTGAGTCCTGTGCGATGGGGGATCTTTTCGGTGATTTGATCCTTATGGGGCAGATGAAAATTGATGATTTGCTGACGGCCCGGCTGCTGATTGAGCCGGAAGCGGCACGGCTGGCCGCAATGAAGGCCTCTCCAATGGACTTGCAGAAATTAGCCGATTTGAACGATATGGCTGTCAGTCAAAAAGCAACATTGAGGCGGGTCAGGCATAATGCGAAATTTCACATTCAATTGGGACAATTGAGCGGCAATCCGTTTTATGACGTGTCTATCCGTAGCTTTATGAGCTTCACCATAATGTTCACGGAGATGCTTGGCGATTCGACTCCGTATGTGCATGACGATGATGCACATCATAATATCCTTGAGGCACTTCAATCCCGCAATCCACAATTGGTCTTTGAAAGGATGTATGTCCATGTCTCCGGCCTGAAAGCCGCCATGGTGTCCCAGGAGAAGTTGCTTCGCGATGTGAATCTGAGATGA
- a CDS encoding 2-oxoacid:acceptor oxidoreductase family protein: MNPIKTLCTQSNGEAAVLQGNIAFAVGCVRSGIHAVDGYPGTPSTEVIDKGLSCVQDMITVGWSVSEAASVSMAYGHSLAGKDCVSTMKIPGLFQAADPFSSSAFFTEDRGALVYYIASDFTPSSTQHLVDPRPFIKSCFIPILEPRNHQEMHEAAETTANLSREYKTPVVILASGTLCHSEGLIRLSEIKKREPVEIKVPLKTFNTLPVLARANYDRVVTERHPALVAMAESTPLNKWEKGSGRVGVITYGASEMMVREVRQSMGEDIDVLSLGFTFPLPMKLISEFYDSITGDVIVVEDGYRYLQEELEREGFPVKGKKTADTLTEWTPAQVAELLGYSLQSAYSSDVMPLSRPPMICAGCPYRLFGETVRLMKKKGKIEACFGDIGCNTLLYFMDALDTNVAMGASEANRAGYVLANPDKASKCISLLGDGTECHSGMDATRNTLFRQIPGVKVILDNNWTAMTGGQPGPTSPVNLAGQENSFDLQASLKAHGAKVATVDGYDRKAIRKALTSALADAENGTFTVLVVTGVCIRKVPKSAYGTRLTVDANTCKRCGICQICPGIQADAEGLPFFNNLCSGCVNQPAACSQMCPVQAISVAGPSERKETAARVERPEAPEEITMPKAGSYELPERIAVAIRGIGGQGNLFFGKALTQLAFLAGYGDTNVIKGETHGMAQMGGPVISTFSCGRVVSPILMPGTADCLVSMEMSEVLRPGFVDMLRPGGTVLLADTQVLPHGAKEDQYPSQETIIAALEGYNVIVIDVLKAALELGDPTGRIANVVMMGALSRRPPFDGFPVELWHQALKKVSPKAAIWTANHAAFNAGRKLL, translated from the coding sequence ATGAACCCCATCAAAACGCTCTGCACCCAAAGCAATGGCGAAGCCGCTGTCCTGCAGGGCAACATCGCATTTGCCGTTGGCTGTGTCCGTTCCGGAATTCACGCCGTTGACGGTTACCCCGGCACCCCCAGCACGGAAGTTATCGACAAGGGGCTGAGTTGCGTTCAGGACATGATCACTGTTGGTTGGTCAGTCAGCGAGGCCGCCTCTGTTTCCATGGCATACGGCCATTCCCTGGCGGGTAAGGACTGTGTGTCCACCATGAAAATCCCCGGCCTGTTCCAAGCTGCCGATCCGTTCAGCAGTTCCGCTTTTTTCACTGAAGACCGGGGTGCGCTGGTATACTACATCGCTTCGGACTTTACCCCCAGTTCGACCCAGCACCTTGTTGACCCGCGTCCTTTCATCAAAAGCTGCTTCATTCCTATTCTTGAACCACGCAATCATCAGGAAATGCACGAGGCTGCCGAAACCACTGCCAACCTGAGCCGTGAATACAAGACCCCGGTAGTCATCCTGGCAAGCGGCACCCTGTGTCATAGCGAAGGCTTGATCCGATTGTCCGAAATCAAGAAACGAGAACCGGTCGAAATCAAGGTTCCGTTGAAAACGTTCAATACCCTGCCGGTGCTGGCTCGCGCCAATTATGACAGAGTCGTCACAGAGCGCCACCCCGCCCTTGTGGCGATGGCCGAGAGCACCCCCCTCAACAAATGGGAGAAGGGCTCCGGAAGGGTCGGCGTCATCACATACGGCGCCAGTGAGATGATGGTGCGAGAGGTAAGACAGTCCATGGGCGAGGACATCGACGTTTTGTCTTTGGGCTTCACCTTTCCTCTTCCCATGAAGCTGATCAGTGAATTCTACGATTCCATTACCGGCGACGTCATCGTCGTGGAAGACGGTTACCGTTATCTCCAGGAGGAATTGGAGCGCGAGGGTTTTCCCGTCAAAGGCAAGAAAACGGCCGACACCTTGACCGAATGGACCCCTGCGCAGGTTGCGGAGTTATTGGGATACTCCCTGCAATCGGCTTATTCCAGCGACGTGATGCCGCTCAGCCGTCCGCCGATGATATGCGCAGGCTGTCCTTACCGCCTGTTCGGTGAAACCGTCCGTTTGATGAAAAAGAAGGGCAAAATCGAGGCCTGCTTCGGTGACATCGGCTGCAACACCTTGCTGTATTTCATGGACGCTCTCGACACCAACGTAGCCATGGGTGCCAGTGAGGCCAATCGTGCGGGATATGTCCTGGCCAATCCCGACAAGGCCTCCAAATGCATCAGCTTACTGGGTGACGGCACTGAATGCCATAGCGGTATGGATGCTACCCGCAACACGCTTTTCCGCCAGATCCCCGGCGTGAAGGTCATCCTCGACAACAACTGGACCGCCATGACCGGCGGTCAGCCCGGACCGACATCCCCGGTCAACTTGGCCGGCCAGGAAAACTCGTTCGACCTCCAAGCTTCCCTGAAAGCCCATGGCGCAAAGGTCGCCACCGTGGACGGCTATGACCGCAAGGCCATCAGGAAAGCCCTGACCAGCGCCTTGGCCGACGCCGAGAACGGTACGTTCACCGTTCTGGTCGTCACCGGTGTTTGCATCCGCAAAGTTCCCAAAAGCGCCTACGGCACGAGACTTACCGTCGATGCCAATACCTGCAAGCGTTGCGGAATCTGCCAGATCTGCCCTGGCATCCAGGCCGATGCGGAGGGACTGCCCTTCTTCAACAACTTGTGCAGCGGTTGTGTCAATCAACCTGCCGCCTGTTCCCAGATGTGTCCGGTCCAGGCCATTTCCGTGGCCGGGCCATCCGAGAGGAAAGAAACCGCCGCTCGCGTCGAACGGCCTGAGGCCCCTGAAGAAATCACCATGCCCAAGGCCGGTTCATACGAATTGCCCGAAAGAATCGCCGTCGCCATCCGCGGCATTGGCGGACAGGGCAACCTGTTCTTCGGCAAGGCGCTGACCCAATTGGCCTTCCTCGCGGGCTATGGCGATACCAATGTAATCAAGGGGGAGACCCATGGAATGGCCCAAATGGGTGGCCCGGTCATCTCCACGTTCAGTTGCGGCAGAGTTGTTTCTCCCATTCTGATGCCTGGTACGGCCGACTGCCTGGTGAGCATGGAGATGAGCGAAGTGCTCCGCCCCGGATTCGTGGATATGCTCCGCCCCGGCGGCACCGTCCTTCTCGCAGACACACAGGTTTTGCCTCACGGAGCGAAGGAGGACCAGTACCCTTCCCAGGAGACAATAATCGCCGCCCTGGAGGGATACAATGTTATTGTAATAGACGTGTTGAAGGCCGCTCTCGAGCTGGGCGACCCCACTGGCCGTATTGCCAACGTGGTCATGATGGGCGCGCTGAGCAGACGGCCCCCCTTCGACGGATTCCCTGTGGAGTTATGGCACCAGGCCCTCAAGAAGGTGAGCCCCAAAGCGGCAATCTGGACCGCCAACCACGCGGCCTTCAACGCCGGTAGAAAACTTCTCTAA
- a CDS encoding acetate--CoA ligase family protein, with protein MQSQSAVSIDYDAISALFRSAQDEHRNFLYEYEVYNLLGKSGAETPPQCILIPQGARSSDSELTALPGEKVVLKIVSATIIHKTEVGGVRVVPKSPDKIRSAIRRMLYEIPENFANMINLDPSHAPEAYRGLTGDALITAIRRDIKGVLMVQFMPPDSGAFGNELIVGLRNTREFGMVISAGLGGTDTELYAERFRKGQAIVAASCELTDGDSFFKLFQKTISYKKLAGLTRGQRRIVTDEQLIECFSSFIEMGRRYSSSNPDAEFEIQEMEINPYAFTDYLMVPLDGMCRFGLPGEQKNTRPIAKIHKLLHPGKVGVIGVSTKRRNFGRIIMDNILAAGFPMENLCVLREGVDAIDGVICYPSLEALPEKLDLLVVAVAAPQVPDLVDETLRLDAAESIMLIPGGMGETEESKDRAARVISAIDEAHGTENGGPIFLGANCMGVVSHPGNYDTWFIPEEKLPKDREATYYRAALVSQSGAFMLHRSSQCPELNPAYMVSMGNQTDLTLGDMVKYFKDSDKVDVIAVYAEGFNDLDGLEFCNAVREAVLAGKEVVFYKAGRTPEGKNATSGHTASLAGDYMVCESCVRQAGAIVARSFTEFQDLFFLAENLFSKEIKGNRLAAVSGAGFEAVGMADSIQSDDYQMHLADFSEKSIEKIGDILSAKRLDSLVCIHNPLDINPAADDETHAVIADILAQDPGTDAIVIGLDPLSPAIHSLAGTDIPAFSMNEENGVLSLLPEVAKRSDKPIIGIIDGGRLYDPMRDVLNAKGIPVFPVCDRAVAALSLYIVARLYADSIRMERD; from the coding sequence ATGCAATCCCAAAGTGCAGTCTCCATCGACTACGACGCCATAAGCGCTCTTTTTCGTTCGGCACAAGATGAACACCGCAATTTCCTGTATGAATATGAAGTATACAACCTTCTCGGCAAATCCGGTGCGGAAACCCCGCCCCAATGCATCCTCATACCTCAGGGTGCCCGTTCATCCGACAGTGAACTGACCGCGTTGCCCGGCGAGAAAGTGGTCCTGAAAATCGTCTCCGCAACCATCATCCACAAGACGGAGGTGGGCGGCGTGCGCGTTGTCCCCAAAAGCCCGGACAAGATACGTTCGGCGATCCGGCGCATGCTGTATGAAATTCCGGAAAATTTTGCGAACATGATCAACCTGGACCCCAGCCATGCGCCCGAGGCATATAGAGGACTGACCGGGGACGCCCTCATCACGGCCATCCGTCGTGACATCAAAGGGGTGCTCATGGTGCAGTTCATGCCGCCGGATTCCGGGGCATTCGGCAACGAACTCATCGTCGGCCTGCGCAACACCAGAGAGTTCGGCATGGTCATAAGCGCGGGCCTTGGCGGCACCGACACCGAACTCTATGCCGAACGATTTCGCAAAGGGCAGGCCATCGTGGCCGCCTCCTGTGAATTGACCGACGGCGACAGTTTTTTCAAGCTCTTCCAGAAGACCATTTCCTACAAGAAGCTGGCGGGACTTACCCGAGGCCAACGCAGGATCGTCACCGATGAACAACTGATCGAATGCTTCTCCTCGTTTATCGAAATGGGCCGCCGCTATTCTTCCTCCAATCCGGACGCCGAGTTCGAGATTCAGGAGATGGAGATCAACCCCTACGCATTTACCGATTACCTCATGGTGCCTCTGGACGGCATGTGCCGTTTCGGCCTGCCGGGCGAACAGAAAAACACGCGCCCCATCGCCAAAATCCACAAATTGCTTCACCCCGGCAAGGTCGGAGTGATTGGAGTGTCCACCAAGCGCAGGAATTTCGGTCGGATCATTATGGACAATATCCTGGCCGCAGGATTCCCCATGGAAAACCTGTGTGTTCTCCGGGAGGGTGTCGATGCAATCGATGGAGTCATATGCTATCCGAGCCTGGAGGCCTTGCCCGAAAAGCTCGACCTGCTCGTGGTCGCTGTTGCGGCGCCGCAGGTACCGGATTTGGTGGATGAAACACTACGCCTGGACGCCGCCGAGTCCATAATGCTGATTCCCGGAGGAATGGGCGAAACGGAAGAAAGCAAGGACCGTGCTGCCAGAGTCATCTCCGCCATTGACGAGGCGCATGGAACGGAAAACGGCGGCCCGATCTTTCTCGGCGCCAACTGCATGGGTGTGGTTTCCCATCCCGGTAATTACGACACCTGGTTCATCCCGGAAGAAAAACTCCCCAAGGACCGTGAGGCCACATACTACCGAGCCGCTTTGGTCAGTCAGTCCGGCGCATTCATGCTCCATCGCTCCAGCCAATGTCCGGAACTGAACCCGGCCTATATGGTCTCCATGGGCAACCAGACTGACTTGACGCTTGGCGACATGGTCAAATATTTCAAGGATTCTGACAAAGTGGATGTCATCGCGGTCTACGCGGAAGGCTTCAATGACCTCGACGGCCTGGAGTTTTGCAATGCGGTCCGTGAAGCGGTGCTGGCAGGCAAGGAGGTGGTCTTTTACAAGGCGGGCCGTACGCCTGAAGGCAAGAATGCCACCAGCGGTCACACCGCGTCCTTGGCGGGCGACTACATGGTTTGCGAATCCTGCGTCCGGCAGGCCGGGGCCATCGTTGCCCGGAGCTTCACCGAGTTTCAGGATCTGTTCTTCCTGGCTGAAAATCTGTTTTCCAAGGAAATCAAAGGCAACCGGCTTGCCGCCGTCAGCGGGGCGGGATTCGAGGCCGTGGGCATGGCGGACTCGATCCAGTCCGATGATTACCAGATGCACCTTGCCGACTTCAGCGAAAAATCCATCGAAAAGATTGGAGATATCCTCAGCGCAAAGCGGCTCGACAGCTTGGTCTGCATACACAACCCGCTGGACATCAACCCTGCCGCCGACGACGAAACCCATGCTGTGATCGCCGACATCCTCGCCCAGGATCCGGGCACCGATGCCATTGTCATCGGCCTGGACCCGCTCTCCCCGGCCATACACTCATTGGCTGGAACCGACATCCCGGCCTTCTCCATGAACGAGGAGAACGGCGTCCTTTCCCTGCTTCCGGAAGTGGCGAAACGCAGCGACAAACCGATTATCGGTATCATCGACGGTGGCCGCCTCTACGATCCCATGCGTGACGTCCTGAACGCCAAAGGCATTCCCGTCTTTCCCGTATGCGATCGGGCCGTGGCGGCACTGTCCCTGTACATTGTGGCAAGGCTGTATGCCGACTCCATCCGCATGGAAAGAGATTAG
- a CDS encoding MFS transporter, giving the protein MSKTANTMTPPNQDIQMERRRKLYGYSVVAASTLAIFSLFGYRATFGVLKGAMSADMGWNQSEVALGYSLMMLCYAISAVFWGMMLDKIGAKLNFFVGSFLAAGGFYFTSLADSLYTYYAAFGLLSGLATGMLWVSSTITVRKWFVGKDYAKMFGFAFAGAPLATIIMNLFVKQSLVNASGGDGWRDALQVLAIITLVLLLLAAFITKKAPENYGMKPFGQLENASGERIWSAKEAFSTFPVWGAILVFLTAMLGEFLIWTQVVSYWTTDLGMPLGKAANIFMAIGFLGLVFMPVLGGIADKVVQKSEDEIHGRKRMLIYSPIAGMLCTVILLIQGFSPTGFGILFCVPFAAYWAIFSGGVYGYVGAVYGRVSLGKIAGIMSCIVMGTGPFLGPLIGGYLKDLTGSYQYSMVFALCAFTLSMLLATRLPRSVKAND; this is encoded by the coding sequence ATGTCAAAAACGGCCAACACCATGACACCCCCAAATCAGGATATCCAAATGGAAAGAAGACGGAAATTATACGGCTATTCTGTCGTGGCGGCGTCCACTCTGGCCATTTTCAGCCTTTTCGGGTACAGGGCTACCTTTGGCGTTCTCAAGGGGGCCATGAGCGCCGACATGGGCTGGAACCAGTCCGAAGTGGCCTTAGGCTACTCTCTCATGATGCTGTGCTACGCGATATCCGCCGTCTTCTGGGGGATGATGCTGGACAAAATCGGGGCAAAGCTCAACTTTTTCGTCGGCTCATTCCTTGCCGCCGGCGGCTTCTATTTCACGAGCCTGGCCGACTCGCTCTACACTTACTATGCAGCCTTCGGACTCCTGTCCGGATTAGCCACAGGCATGCTGTGGGTTTCGTCCACCATTACCGTTCGCAAATGGTTCGTCGGCAAGGATTATGCGAAAATGTTCGGGTTTGCCTTTGCCGGAGCACCATTGGCAACCATTATCATGAATCTTTTCGTGAAACAAAGCCTGGTCAACGCTTCAGGCGGTGATGGATGGCGCGACGCTCTGCAAGTGCTGGCCATCATCACCCTGGTCCTGTTGCTCCTGGCAGCCTTCATTACCAAGAAGGCACCCGAAAATTACGGCATGAAACCTTTCGGGCAGCTTGAAAACGCCTCGGGAGAACGAATTTGGTCTGCGAAGGAGGCATTCTCAACTTTTCCGGTGTGGGGGGCAATCCTCGTATTCCTCACTGCCATGCTTGGAGAATTCCTCATCTGGACGCAAGTGGTCAGCTATTGGACAACAGATTTGGGAATGCCCTTGGGCAAAGCAGCCAACATCTTCATGGCAATCGGCTTCCTCGGCCTTGTTTTCATGCCGGTCCTTGGTGGCATCGCCGACAAGGTCGTGCAAAAGTCTGAAGACGAAATCCATGGCCGCAAGCGAATGCTCATATATTCGCCCATCGCGGGTATGCTCTGCACTGTCATTCTACTGATTCAAGGCTTCAGCCCGACGGGATTCGGCATTTTATTCTGTGTACCCTTTGCCGCCTACTGGGCAATCTTTTCCGGTGGTGTGTACGGCTATGTGGGGGCAGTCTATGGCCGAGTTTCCCTCGGCAAAATAGCTGGCATAATGAGTTGTATCGTCATGGGGACCGGCCCCTTTCTCGGCCCTCTCATTGGCGGCTATCTGAAGGACCTCACAGGAAGCTACCAGTATTCCATGGTCTTTGCCCTCTGCGCCTTCACGCTCTCCATGCTCTTGGCAACCCGACTTCCCCGATCAGTGAAGGCCAATGACTGA
- a CDS encoding ATP-binding protein, which yields MRFSTITLVVLLALATFAGCNYLEAESPLTPDERQWVEDHPEGVKVGVGLHYPPYETFDLNGDYQGLSADFIQLISEKTGLKITPVRFRNRQETLKALLTGEVQLMAALEMTPQLRENLDFTQPYISVPAAIICRKEYTEDLTLDKLSGMRIGVTVSDHFTKYLHERYPDGGYSIVPMAGGYIGGLRSLAVGDVDALICDMALASRYIANARISNLRIAGITNYSIELRIASRKDSPMLGNVLRKGLSLILPHERQSTEEEWLSLQYRPFWTSRTFWFSVFAVFGVIMGSIILILFWNRSLKRQVNQRTRTLSSINKVLLGSLDCRTEQEVMFRCLAEAKTMSGSERAALCLVAKGGGMTRILSVSGDDFVEDATVRKMESPNLTSEQIAELEGGRHIRLSIEDEDRHIVAVPIKTGAGTAQPVINVMRSNRDYTENEISLLTEVLFAFDEALQRKRTEISLHDKERQLQRVQRMEALGTLAGGIAHDFNNLLGVIVANGEMIELFHIDGSETLESKTRAILAAAYRGRDLVSQILSFTSRGNEEARLINISPIIKEAVKFLKASLPALINIKYEIGKPEPSILADPTQVHQVIMNLCTNSAHAMEGNGGTLSISLRLAEPPADAVATGTIRACDYLCLSVSDTGKGIPENLHERIFDPFFTTKTLGKGTGLGLAVVQGIVKGWGGFVRMESTVNRGTTFRVYIPSCTDEQFDQPSPIARRKLPGGTGTILFVDDEKELAESYSELLGSLGYKVHSATDSKKALSMFEASPNAFDLVITDYNMPGLRGDKLAKSILAIRPDLPIILCTGYSHSFGEQDAKQIGIETFLNKPVELRNLAMAVSKFLGPGDGLFNNNRNQ from the coding sequence GTGCGATTTTCAACAATCACCCTTGTAGTTCTGCTTGCGCTCGCAACTTTCGCCGGGTGTAATTACCTTGAAGCCGAAAGTCCTCTCACGCCCGATGAACGGCAATGGGTAGAGGATCATCCGGAGGGAGTGAAGGTCGGCGTGGGGCTGCACTATCCGCCCTACGAGACCTTCGACCTCAACGGCGATTATCAGGGATTGAGCGCCGACTTCATACAACTCATCAGCGAAAAGACGGGGCTAAAAATCACGCCTGTCCGCTTCCGCAACCGCCAGGAGACGCTCAAGGCCCTCCTGACCGGAGAAGTCCAGCTCATGGCGGCGCTGGAAATGACGCCCCAACTCCGTGAGAATTTGGACTTCACCCAGCCATACATCAGCGTGCCCGCGGCCATCATCTGCCGCAAGGAGTACACCGAGGATCTGACCCTCGACAAACTTTCCGGTATGCGCATCGGCGTCACCGTATCCGACCATTTCACCAAATACCTGCACGAACGGTATCCGGACGGCGGCTACTCCATCGTGCCCATGGCGGGCGGCTACATCGGCGGCCTCCGGTCGCTGGCGGTCGGCGACGTGGACGCCCTGATCTGCGACATGGCCCTCGCCTCGCGCTACATCGCCAACGCCCGCATCAGCAACCTGCGCATCGCGGGCATCACCAACTATTCCATTGAATTGCGAATTGCGTCACGCAAGGATTCTCCCATGCTCGGCAATGTCCTGCGAAAGGGACTGAGCCTCATACTGCCCCACGAAAGACAGAGCACCGAAGAGGAATGGCTGTCGCTCCAATACCGCCCCTTCTGGACCAGCCGGACATTCTGGTTCTCCGTGTTCGCGGTCTTCGGCGTAATCATGGGAAGCATCATACTTATCCTGTTCTGGAACCGGAGCCTCAAACGGCAGGTCAACCAGCGGACCAGAACGTTGAGCTCCATCAACAAGGTCCTGCTCGGGTCCCTGGACTGCCGCACCGAGCAGGAAGTCATGTTCCGCTGCCTGGCCGAGGCCAAGACCATGTCCGGGAGTGAACGGGCGGCCCTCTGCCTTGTCGCCAAGGGCGGCGGCATGACGCGCATCCTGTCCGTTTCCGGCGACGATTTCGTCGAAGACGCCACGGTAAGGAAAATGGAGTCCCCCAACCTGACGTCGGAACAGATCGCCGAACTTGAGGGCGGACGCCACATCCGGCTATCCATCGAAGACGAGGACAGGCATATCGTGGCTGTCCCCATCAAGACCGGGGCGGGAACAGCCCAGCCGGTCATCAACGTCATGCGGTCGAACCGGGATTATACGGAAAATGAGATATCCCTGCTGACAGAGGTGCTTTTCGCCTTTGACGAGGCGCTCCAACGAAAACGCACCGAGATATCCCTGCACGACAAGGAACGCCAACTCCAGAGGGTCCAGCGGATGGAGGCCCTCGGCACTCTCGCGGGCGGTATCGCGCATGATTTCAACAACCTGCTCGGCGTCATCGTCGCCAACGGCGAGATGATCGAGCTGTTCCATATCGACGGAAGCGAGACGCTGGAATCCAAGACACGGGCCATCCTGGCCGCCGCCTACAGGGGACGCGACCTGGTCAGCCAGATCCTGAGCTTCACCAGCAGGGGCAATGAAGAGGCGCGGCTCATCAACATCAGTCCGATCATTAAGGAGGCGGTGAAATTCCTGAAGGCCTCCCTTCCCGCCCTTATCAACATCAAATATGAAATAGGGAAACCGGAACCGTCCATCCTGGCGGACCCCACCCAGGTCCATCAGGTCATCATGAACCTGTGCACCAACTCCGCGCACGCCATGGAGGGAAACGGCGGCACCCTCTCCATCAGCCTCCGCCTGGCCGAACCTCCCGCCGATGCCGTCGCCACAGGTACGATTCGCGCCTGCGACTACCTTTGCCTTTCGGTGAGCGACACGGGCAAAGGCATCCCAGAGAATCTGCATGAACGGATTTTCGATCCTTTTTTCACCACCAAGACCCTGGGAAAGGGAACCGGCCTGGGATTGGCCGTGGTACAGGGAATCGTCAAGGGATGGGGCGGGTTCGTCCGAATGGAATCGACCGTGAACCGCGGCACCACGTTCCGCGTCTACATCCCCTCGTGCACCGACGAACAATTCGACCAGCCGAGCCCGATTGCCCGGCGCAAGCTCCCCGGCGGGACGGGCACCATCCTCTTTGTCGACGACGAGAAGGAACTGGCCGAATCATACAGCGAGCTGCTCGGGAGCCTCGGATACAAAGTCCACTCCGCCACCGACAGCAAAAAGGCGCTTTCCATGTTCGAGGCGTCCCCGAACGCCTTCGATCTCGTCATTACCGACTACAACATGCCCGGCCTGCGGGGCGACAAGCTCGCAAAGAGCATCCTCGCAATCCGGCCCGATCTTCCGATCATACTCTGCACCGGCTACAGCCACAGCTTCGGCGAGCAGGACGCAAAGCAAATCGGCATCGAGACATTTCTGAACAAGCCGGTCGAACTTCGAAACCTGGCCATGGCCGTCAGCAAATTCCTCGGCCCGGGCGACGGCCTGTTCAACAACAACCGGAACCAATAG